Proteins encoded within one genomic window of Guyparkeria hydrothermalis:
- a CDS encoding outer membrane lipoprotein-sorting protein, which produces MPTTLPVSSRLIARVIARVIALGLGALLLVATAPAQAITVDELVHHIDRLWHGETSRATMTMAVKTQRYQREMQLEAWSLGKDYSLVVIEKPIKDRGIATLKVEENIWNYLPKIDRVTKIPSSMMSGSWMGSHFTNDDLVRESYFEDDYESAISFEGERDGRRIYELTAIPRPEAPVVWGRVVLEIDQDTLAPITSRYYDEAGELVRTMTFDKVEQIDNRAVPMRLTLQPEDKPTESTVITYQDITFGVPIERSFFSLQNLERRR; this is translated from the coding sequence ATGCCGACCACCTTGCCTGTTTCCAGCCGCCTGATCGCCCGGGTGATTGCCCGAGTGATTGCCTTGGGGCTGGGCGCCCTGCTGCTTGTCGCCACCGCCCCGGCGCAGGCCATCACCGTCGACGAGCTGGTCCACCACATCGACCGGCTCTGGCACGGCGAGACCTCCAGGGCGACCATGACCATGGCGGTCAAGACGCAACGCTACCAGCGCGAGATGCAGCTCGAGGCCTGGTCGCTGGGCAAGGACTACTCGCTGGTGGTGATCGAGAAGCCGATCAAGGACCGCGGCATCGCCACCCTCAAAGTCGAGGAGAACATCTGGAACTACCTGCCCAAGATCGACCGGGTCACCAAGATCCCCTCGAGCATGATGTCCGGCTCCTGGATGGGCAGTCACTTCACCAACGACGACCTGGTACGCGAGAGCTACTTCGAGGACGACTACGAGAGCGCCATCAGCTTCGAGGGCGAGCGCGACGGTCGGCGCATCTACGAACTGACCGCCATCCCCCGCCCCGAGGCACCGGTGGTCTGGGGGCGGGTCGTACTGGAAATCGACCAGGACACGCTCGCCCCGATCACCAGTCGCTACTATGACGAGGCCGGCGAGCTGGTGCGCACCATGACCTTCGACAAGGTCGAGCAGATCGACAACCGCGCCGTGCCCATGCGCCTGACACTGCAACCGGAGGACAAGCCGACCGAATCGACGGTGATCACCTACCAGGACATCACCTTCGGCGTACCGATCGAACGCTCGTTCTTCTCGCTGCAGAACCTCGAACGCCGGCGCTGA
- the uvrD gene encoding DNA helicase II, with protein MSNDPILDPLNAAQREAVTSPSLATLVLAGAGSGKTRVLTHRMAWLVAEQGISPYSLLAVTFTNKAAGEMRGRLGSLLDGQELGPRGVDGMWVGTFHGLSHRLLRQHAREAGLPEGFQIIDADDQLRLVKRLIREAELDENRFPPRLVASMLNGFKEDGLRARHVVPGDDPIRDQVIVIYKAYERVCERSGLVDFTELLLRATELLRGNDALRAHYQRRFRQILIDEFQDTNALQYAWARLLVGEDNGIFAVGDDDQSIYGWRGAKVEHIQHFSRDFPNTHLVRLEQNYRSTRTILEAANSVIARNQGRLGKNLWTEGDHGAPIRFYRAFNDQDEANFVVEQIATAVREGHDRADCAVLYRSNAQSRLLEEALIREGMPYRIYGGLRFFERAEIRDALAYLKLVANRHDDTSFDRIVNRPARGIGDKTLNEVRQAAREQGASLWDAALILLAENRLSARAGGALRQFMTLIEAIDQQTINDELGERIEKTIEKSGLRALFEKDRDRERGEAKIENLDELVSAGRGFVMERNTDEEMSEIEAFLAHASLEAGEAQGAAWEDCVQMMTLHAAKGLEFPQVFLVGVEEGLFPHQMSIDEPGRLEEERRLCYVGITRAEQQLTITCAESRRLHGKQIFPMPSRFLGELPPELVEEVRPRATRAADAFGPRRREGEPAPRTHKQNETGFEIGQNVRHAKFGEGTILDCEGAGATARVQVNFGQHGTKWLILSYANLQPA; from the coding sequence ATGTCCAATGATCCGATTCTCGACCCGCTCAATGCCGCCCAGCGCGAGGCGGTGACCAGCCCGTCGCTGGCCACCCTGGTGCTCGCCGGGGCCGGCTCGGGCAAGACCCGCGTGCTCACCCATCGCATGGCCTGGCTGGTGGCCGAGCAGGGCATCTCGCCCTATTCGCTGCTGGCCGTGACCTTCACCAACAAGGCCGCCGGCGAGATGCGCGGCCGGCTGGGCTCGCTGCTCGACGGCCAGGAGCTCGGCCCGCGTGGTGTCGACGGCATGTGGGTCGGCACCTTCCACGGCCTGTCGCACCGCCTGCTTCGCCAGCACGCCCGCGAGGCGGGTCTGCCCGAGGGCTTCCAGATCATCGACGCCGACGACCAGCTGCGACTGGTCAAGCGCCTGATCCGCGAGGCGGAGCTCGACGAGAACCGTTTCCCGCCACGGCTGGTCGCCTCCATGCTCAACGGCTTCAAGGAAGACGGGCTGCGGGCGCGGCACGTGGTGCCGGGCGACGACCCGATCCGCGACCAGGTGATCGTGATCTACAAGGCCTACGAGCGCGTCTGCGAGCGCAGCGGGCTGGTCGATTTCACCGAGCTGCTGCTGCGCGCCACCGAGCTTTTGCGCGGCAACGATGCCCTGCGCGCCCACTACCAGCGGCGTTTCCGCCAGATCCTGATCGACGAGTTCCAGGACACCAACGCCCTGCAGTACGCCTGGGCGCGCCTGCTGGTGGGCGAGGACAACGGCATCTTTGCCGTCGGCGACGACGACCAGTCGATCTACGGCTGGCGGGGGGCGAAGGTCGAGCACATCCAGCACTTCTCGCGCGACTTCCCCAACACCCACCTGGTGCGCCTGGAGCAGAACTACCGCTCGACGCGCACTATCCTCGAGGCGGCCAACAGCGTCATCGCGCGGAATCAGGGGCGTCTGGGCAAGAACCTCTGGACCGAGGGCGACCACGGTGCGCCGATCCGCTTCTACCGCGCCTTCAACGACCAGGACGAGGCGAACTTCGTGGTCGAGCAGATCGCCACGGCGGTGCGCGAGGGTCACGACCGGGCCGATTGCGCGGTGCTGTACCGATCGAACGCCCAGTCGCGCCTCCTGGAAGAAGCCCTGATCCGCGAGGGCATGCCGTACCGCATCTACGGCGGACTGCGCTTCTTCGAGCGCGCCGAGATCCGCGACGCGCTCGCATATCTCAAGCTCGTCGCCAACCGCCACGACGACACCTCCTTCGACCGCATCGTCAATCGCCCGGCGCGCGGCATCGGTGACAAGACGCTCAACGAGGTGCGCCAAGCGGCCCGCGAACAGGGCGCCTCGTTGTGGGACGCCGCGCTGATCCTGCTGGCGGAAAACCGCCTGTCCGCCCGCGCCGGCGGGGCGTTGCGGCAGTTCATGACCCTGATCGAGGCGATCGATCAGCAGACGATCAACGACGAGCTTGGCGAGCGGATCGAGAAGACCATCGAGAAGAGCGGACTGCGCGCGCTGTTCGAGAAGGACCGCGACCGCGAGCGCGGCGAGGCGAAGATCGAGAACCTCGACGAGCTGGTTAGCGCCGGGCGCGGCTTCGTCATGGAGCGAAACACCGACGAGGAGATGAGCGAGATCGAGGCCTTCCTCGCCCATGCGAGCCTCGAGGCCGGCGAGGCGCAGGGCGCGGCCTGGGAGGACTGCGTGCAGATGATGACCCTGCACGCGGCCAAGGGGCTCGAGTTCCCGCAGGTGTTCCTGGTCGGGGTCGAGGAGGGGCTGTTCCCGCACCAGATGTCGATCGACGAGCCGGGACGTCTCGAGGAGGAACGCCGGCTCTGCTACGTCGGCATCACCCGTGCCGAGCAGCAGCTGACCATCACCTGCGCCGAGTCGCGGCGCCTGCACGGCAAGCAGATCTTCCCGATGCCGTCGCGCTTTCTCGGCGAGTTGCCGCCGGAGCTGGTCGAGGAGGTCCGTCCGCGGGCGACTCGTGCGGCTGATGCCTTCGGTCCGCGCCGGCGCGAGGGCGAGCCGGCCCCGCGCACCCACAAGCAGAACGAGACCGGCTTCGAGATCGGCCAGAACGTCCGTCACGCCAAGTTCGGCGAAGGCACCATCCTCGACTGCGAGGGCGCCGGGGCGACCGCCCGGGTACAGGTCAACTTCGGCCAGCATGGCACCAAGTGGCTCATCCTGTCCTACGCCAACCTGCAGCCGGCCTGA
- a CDS encoding TRAP transporter substrate-binding protein, producing the protein MKRREFLTWAGAAGIAATALTGCNNEQSESSAAGEASGPTAADPIKWKMVTTWPKNFPGLGTGANNIAKYINQMSGGRLVVDVYGAGEIVPALEVFDAVKAGTAEMGHGAAYYWQGKMPAAAFFAAFPFGLVADEMNGWLYHGDGIKLWEELYAPHGIIPRPAGNTGPQMGGWFRKPIDSLDDFKGLKMRLPGIGGEVLRRLDVSVVNTPGGELFQALNDGTIDAAEWVGPFNDLAFGFHRAAKYYYAPGWQEPSATMEALINQEAFEALPEDLQQIVEGAIKMAAGEMLAEFTARNNQALKTLTEEHGVELRYFSDEIMQALFETSNEVLAEITAEDAFAKKVFDSLKAYRRDVAEWTEGSEFTYLKARNRFLGT; encoded by the coding sequence ATGAAACGGCGCGAGTTTCTCACCTGGGCCGGCGCCGCCGGCATTGCCGCCACCGCCCTGACCGGCTGCAACAACGAGCAGAGCGAATCGTCGGCCGCCGGTGAGGCGAGCGGCCCGACTGCCGCCGACCCGATCAAGTGGAAGATGGTCACCACCTGGCCGAAGAACTTCCCGGGCCTGGGCACCGGCGCGAACAATATCGCCAAGTACATCAACCAGATGTCCGGCGGTCGGCTGGTGGTCGACGTCTATGGCGCCGGCGAGATCGTCCCGGCCCTCGAGGTATTCGACGCGGTTAAGGCGGGCACCGCCGAGATGGGTCACGGCGCGGCGTACTACTGGCAGGGCAAGATGCCGGCCGCCGCGTTCTTCGCCGCCTTCCCCTTCGGCCTGGTCGCCGACGAGATGAACGGCTGGCTCTACCACGGTGACGGCATCAAGTTGTGGGAGGAGCTGTACGCCCCGCACGGCATCATCCCGCGTCCGGCCGGCAACACCGGCCCGCAGATGGGCGGCTGGTTCCGCAAGCCGATCGACTCGCTCGACGACTTCAAGGGGCTGAAGATGCGCCTGCCGGGTATCGGCGGCGAGGTGCTGCGCCGGCTGGACGTCTCCGTGGTCAACACGCCGGGCGGCGAGCTGTTCCAGGCGCTGAACGACGGCACCATCGATGCCGCCGAGTGGGTCGGGCCGTTCAACGATCTCGCGTTCGGTTTCCACCGCGCGGCCAAGTACTACTACGCGCCGGGCTGGCAGGAGCCGTCGGCGACCATGGAGGCGCTGATCAACCAGGAGGCCTTCGAGGCACTGCCCGAGGACCTGCAGCAGATCGTGGAAGGGGCGATCAAGATGGCGGCCGGCGAGATGCTGGCCGAGTTCACCGCCCGCAACAACCAGGCATTGAAGACCCTGACCGAGGAGCACGGCGTCGAGCTGCGCTACTTCTCCGACGAGATCATGCAGGCGCTGTTCGAGACCTCCAACGAGGTGCTGGCCGAGATCACGGCCGAGGATGCCTTCGCCAAGAAGGTGTTCGATTCGCTCAAGGCTTATCGCCGCGACGTCGCCGAGTGGACCGAGGGCTCCGAGTTCACCTATCTCAAGGCGCGTAACCGCTTCCTGGGCACCTGA
- a CDS encoding metal-dependent transcriptional regulator, whose amino-acid sequence MASTAYEDYLKAIFKLAEQSPEPAVTTSAIADRLGIARASVTAMLKRLHADGLIHYARYQGATLTDAGWTIAVDMIRRHRVIETFLAQDLKLPLAEVDAEAEILEHAFSSRLIDRLWDHLGRPEFDPHGAPIPAPDEAPVERRQMIALSDLAIDEGATVVRLAAGNAADLRRLTQLGLLPGQFVRRRASQPGSADVVVTIGRHERPLAASLAERVWTIRAASD is encoded by the coding sequence ATGGCAAGTACCGCGTACGAGGACTATCTCAAGGCCATCTTCAAGCTGGCCGAACAATCTCCCGAGCCGGCCGTGACCACCTCGGCGATCGCCGACCGGCTCGGCATCGCACGCGCCTCGGTCACCGCCATGCTCAAGCGCCTGCACGCCGACGGCCTGATCCACTACGCCCGTTACCAGGGCGCGACACTGACCGACGCCGGCTGGACCATCGCGGTGGACATGATCCGGCGCCACCGGGTGATCGAGACCTTCCTCGCCCAGGACCTCAAGCTGCCGCTGGCCGAGGTCGATGCCGAGGCCGAGATCCTCGAGCACGCCTTTTCCAGCCGCCTGATCGACCGTCTGTGGGACCATCTCGGCCGGCCCGAGTTCGACCCGCACGGCGCGCCGATCCCGGCCCCCGACGAGGCACCGGTCGAGCGCCGCCAGATGATCGCGCTGAGCGATCTGGCCATCGATGAGGGGGCGACCGTGGTCCGGCTGGCTGCAGGCAACGCCGCCGACCTGCGCCGGCTGACCCAGCTCGGCCTGCTGCCCGGCCAGTTCGTCCGCCGTCGCGCCAGCCAGCCGGGCTCGGCCGACGTGGTGGTCACCATCGGCCGCCACGAGCGCCCGCTGGCCGCCAGCCTGGCCGAGCGGGTCTGGACGATCCGCGCGGCCAGCGACTAG
- a CDS encoding metal ABC transporter substrate-binding protein gives MQTDPGSCHRHPTRQSLWRGIVFTLLTIVSVGTVQAQDEVLQYAGGERDVEPLVVVADTTISAQLVRDLAENFVQVESIAEIGESPLGLELSDSDREAIRQADLVVYQGLGLMPEFIQAAEQRDEGDRVVLTDRIPDFRLIEDDAGNVNPHTYLSPALLQFAVDHLTTRLKKRLESVAGEIEGNRLRVNIELQSLERETEGLMEDVPRGERLLVTDNDVFAYFAKGYYFQLLDVTKEADSKKAIEQINRNQTPNVFRVAGVGDGAIKSWLESHRGEDIPESVGMAEELNGLWLGDANLPTGTYIGLFRQNVSSILLGLKPLPAAGQESPELAE, from the coding sequence GTGCAGACTGATCCCGGTAGCTGTCACCGTCATCCGACTCGCCAGAGCCTCTGGCGGGGCATCGTGTTCACCCTGCTGACCATCGTTTCCGTCGGAACGGTGCAGGCCCAGGACGAAGTGCTGCAGTATGCCGGCGGCGAGCGCGATGTCGAGCCGCTCGTCGTGGTCGCTGACACCACCATCAGCGCGCAACTCGTCCGTGACCTGGCGGAAAACTTCGTCCAGGTCGAGTCGATCGCCGAGATCGGCGAATCGCCCCTCGGCCTCGAGCTGAGCGATTCCGATCGTGAGGCGATCCGTCAGGCGGACCTGGTGGTCTACCAGGGATTGGGCCTGATGCCGGAATTCATCCAGGCGGCCGAGCAGCGCGATGAGGGCGATCGGGTGGTGCTGACCGATCGCATCCCGGACTTTCGCCTGATCGAGGACGATGCGGGCAACGTCAATCCGCACACCTATCTCTCGCCGGCGTTGCTGCAGTTCGCAGTCGATCACCTGACCACCCGTCTCAAGAAGCGTCTCGAGTCGGTGGCCGGCGAGATCGAGGGCAATCGCCTGCGCGTCAATATCGAGTTGCAGTCGCTCGAGCGCGAGACCGAGGGGCTGATGGAGGATGTCCCACGTGGCGAGCGGCTGCTGGTCACGGACAACGACGTGTTCGCCTATTTCGCCAAGGGCTACTACTTCCAGTTGCTGGACGTGACGAAGGAGGCCGACAGCAAGAAGGCGATCGAGCAGATCAATCGCAATCAGACGCCCAACGTCTTCCGTGTGGCCGGTGTCGGCGACGGTGCGATCAAATCGTGGCTGGAGTCACATCGCGGCGAGGATATTCCCGAGTCCGTCGGGATGGCCGAGGAGCTCAACGGCCTGTGGCTGGGGGATGCGAACCTGCCCACCGGGACCTACATCGGCCTGTTCCGGCAGAACGTCAGTTCGATTCTCCTGGGCCTGAAGCCGTTGCCGGCTGCCGGCCAGGAGTCGCCGGAACTGGCCGAGTAG
- a CDS encoding gamma carbonic anhydrase family protein, translating into MIRNFQAKLPTLAEDCWVDPTAVVIGDVVLEEGVSVWPNAVLRGDVQQIRAGRLTNLQDGVIVHVNQPSASHPQGMPCRIGEEVTVGHRAILHACTIGNRVLVGMGAIVMDDVVVEDEVIIAAGSVVSPGKTLESGHLYVGAPARKIRPLSDEEREHLAESARFYRELAQDHRGSD; encoded by the coding sequence ATGATACGCAATTTCCAGGCAAAGCTCCCGACACTGGCGGAAGACTGCTGGGTCGATCCGACCGCCGTGGTGATCGGTGACGTGGTGCTCGAGGAAGGCGTCTCGGTGTGGCCGAACGCGGTGCTGCGCGGCGACGTCCAGCAGATTCGCGCTGGCCGACTGACCAACCTGCAGGACGGCGTCATCGTGCACGTCAACCAGCCCTCGGCCAGTCACCCCCAAGGTATGCCGTGTCGCATCGGCGAGGAGGTCACCGTCGGCCACCGCGCCATCCTGCACGCCTGCACCATCGGCAATCGCGTTCTGGTGGGCATGGGCGCGATCGTGATGGACGACGTGGTGGTCGAGGACGAGGTGATCATCGCTGCCGGCAGCGTGGTGTCGCCGGGCAAGACGCTCGAGAGCGGGCACCTGTACGTCGGCGCACCGGCCCGCAAGATCCGCCCCCTGAGCGACGAGGAGCGCGAGCACCTGGCCGAATCGGCACGCTTCTACCGTGAACTGGCACAGGATCACCGCGGCAGCGACTGA
- the ubiA gene encoding 4-hydroxybenzoate octaprenyltransferase, translated as MSLIAEKTRAYLALTRLDRPVGIFLLLWPTYWALWVAGAGRPDLFIFLIFTLGVIAMRSAGCAINDFADRHVDGHVTRTKGRPLATGRITAREALGVFAVLVGVSFLLVLQLNATTIALSVVAVILAATYPFGKRFHHLPQVHLGLAFGWAIPMAFAAHLGHVPAVAWVLLLANIGWTLAYDTLYAMADRPDDLKIGVKSSAILFGRFDLVAVSLSYLWTLAWLIVVGMMADLAVAYFIGLAIAAVSAVWIVRTARSRELADCVLAFRRNNVFGAMVMLALVAGFL; from the coding sequence GTGTCGCTGATCGCCGAGAAAACCCGCGCCTATCTCGCCCTGACCCGGCTCGACCGGCCCGTGGGCATCTTCCTCTTGCTGTGGCCCACCTACTGGGCGCTGTGGGTAGCCGGTGCCGGTCGACCGGACCTGTTCATCTTCCTGATCTTCACCCTGGGCGTGATCGCGATGCGCTCGGCCGGCTGCGCGATCAATGACTTCGCCGACCGGCATGTCGACGGTCATGTCACACGCACCAAGGGACGTCCGCTGGCCACCGGGCGGATCACGGCGCGCGAGGCGCTGGGCGTGTTCGCGGTGTTGGTGGGTGTCTCCTTCCTGCTTGTGTTGCAGCTCAATGCCACCACCATCGCCCTGTCGGTGGTGGCGGTGATCCTGGCGGCCACCTACCCGTTCGGCAAGCGCTTCCATCACCTGCCGCAGGTGCATCTGGGACTGGCCTTCGGCTGGGCCATTCCGATGGCATTCGCCGCGCACCTCGGTCACGTCCCGGCCGTGGCCTGGGTGCTGCTGCTGGCGAATATCGGCTGGACGCTCGCCTACGACACCCTCTACGCCATGGCCGACCGCCCGGACGATCTCAAGATCGGGGTGAAGTCCTCGGCGATCCTGTTCGGTCGCTTCGACCTGGTGGCCGTGTCCCTTTCCTACCTCTGGACCCTGGCCTGGCTGATCGTCGTCGGCATGATGGCCGATCTTGCAGTGGCTTATTTCATCGGACTGGCAATCGCGGCCGTCAGCGCGGTCTGGATCGTGCGTACAGCCCGCAGCCGCGAGCTTGCCGATTGCGTGCTCGCCTTCCGCCGCAACAATGTCTTCGGCGCGATGGTGATGCTCGCTCTGGTCGCCGGCTTTCTCTGA
- a CDS encoding DsrE family protein has protein sequence MITRSLLSLMIAAMLALVMPLVVHATPVDDAAALDGVEKAKGVFQIDFTEAEKTAFYLEIIRGTHANFVRQGLDPDLVIVFIGPTVKFLTTEAGEEVADPATLMRIESEVARLADLGVRLQVCAVATDVFGVDNDTLFDGLELTGDGFVAMIGWQAQGYHPITMF, from the coding sequence ATGATCACGCGCAGCCTCCTGTCCCTCATGATCGCGGCCATGCTGGCGCTCGTCATGCCTCTCGTGGTCCATGCCACCCCCGTTGACGACGCCGCTGCCCTCGACGGGGTGGAGAAAGCCAAGGGCGTCTTCCAGATCGACTTCACCGAGGCGGAGAAGACTGCCTTCTATCTCGAGATCATCCGGGGCACCCACGCGAATTTCGTGCGCCAGGGGCTCGATCCGGATCTGGTGATCGTGTTCATCGGCCCGACGGTCAAGTTCCTGACCACCGAGGCCGGCGAGGAGGTTGCTGATCCGGCGACGTTGATGCGGATCGAGTCCGAGGTCGCGCGTCTGGCGGATCTCGGGGTGCGCCTCCAGGTTTGCGCGGTGGCCACCGATGTTTTCGGTGTCGACAACGACACGTTGTTCGACGGCCTGGAGCTGACGGGCGATGGCTTTGTGGCGATGATCGGTTGGCAGGCACAGGGCTATCATCCGATCACGATGTTCTGA
- a CDS encoding c-type cytochrome, whose product MKNSILGGRFLPVVIACAIGASGAALAADPDEIIDYRQGAMQVTKYHFSTIADMLKGKIEYDEAAVKKHADVVQLMSTLVKDEFPEGTDALAGETNALIDVWDKPDEFADKVAEFEETAIELEKAAESGDKARLAAAVKDVGSSCKACHDDFRQDDE is encoded by the coding sequence ATGAAAAACAGTATCCTGGGTGGCCGGTTCCTGCCGGTTGTCATTGCTTGTGCCATTGGTGCCTCCGGCGCGGCGCTTGCCGCCGACCCGGATGAGATCATCGACTATCGGCAGGGTGCGATGCAGGTGACCAAGTACCACTTCAGCACCATCGCCGACATGCTGAAGGGCAAGATCGAGTACGACGAGGCGGCGGTGAAGAAGCACGCCGATGTGGTGCAGCTGATGAGCACGCTGGTGAAGGACGAGTTCCCCGAGGGGACGGATGCCCTGGCCGGTGAGACCAACGCCCTGATCGACGTCTGGGACAAGCCGGACGAGTTCGCCGACAAGGTGGCCGAGTTCGAAGAAACGGCGATCGAGCTGGAGAAAGCCGCGGAATCGGGCGACAAGGCGCGACTCGCCGCGGCGGTCAAGGACGTCGGCTCGAGTTGCAAGGCCTGTCACGACGACTTCCGCCAGGATGACGAGTGA
- a CDS encoding TolC family protein, with translation MKRRFLLPSALVVTLVATGMLVARPVVAQPDVPVDARSATSLPDSADLTLASVVEAALAHSPDAERLVARSQHADAMADRAQSVLDDAPTVGFSHQTDALGGDTGMREWESSIELPLRRSGLREAARRQAEGQRSVVEGQSAMWRLEVAGRVRDLLARLDAAQAEVTLAGQALATARDLQAQVGKRVEYGDVPRTDRLLAREDTLQREADLRRARLQRDQVVAEYRRFTGLERRPATWREAPSDDTALDQHPALQSARAAMSTAQAGRAVVRERGRLQPTVGFNLRREEDGRDAIDSVGVSLSLPIPLSRLRAPEEARAGIDLADAQASFRQARRDTALAVEQARQALTTARGQLERARDQESLATENLRIQKKAYSLGEIGLVDLLRVQSRHLVAHRQAVMSEIDLKRAIADYNQAKGVMP, from the coding sequence ATGAAACGCCGTTTTCTCCTTCCCTCGGCCCTGGTCGTGACCCTCGTCGCGACCGGGATGCTGGTGGCCAGGCCGGTCGTCGCCCAGCCCGATGTTCCGGTCGATGCTCGTTCGGCAACCTCGTTGCCTGATTCTGCCGACCTGACGCTCGCCTCGGTGGTCGAGGCTGCCCTCGCGCACAGCCCTGACGCCGAGCGTCTGGTGGCCCGATCTCAGCATGCCGATGCGATGGCCGACCGGGCGCAGAGCGTGCTCGATGACGCGCCCACCGTCGGTTTTTCCCACCAGACCGATGCGCTCGGCGGCGACACCGGCATGCGCGAATGGGAGAGCTCGATCGAGCTGCCGCTGCGTCGCTCCGGGCTACGAGAGGCGGCCCGGCGACAGGCCGAGGGGCAGCGCTCGGTGGTCGAAGGCCAGTCGGCCATGTGGCGACTCGAGGTGGCCGGTCGGGTGCGCGATCTGCTCGCGCGCCTCGACGCCGCCCAGGCAGAAGTGACCCTCGCCGGGCAGGCGCTCGCCACGGCCCGCGATCTTCAGGCCCAGGTGGGCAAGCGGGTCGAATACGGCGACGTGCCACGTACCGACCGCCTGCTCGCCCGCGAGGACACGCTTCAGCGCGAGGCGGATCTGCGTCGGGCGCGCCTGCAACGGGACCAGGTCGTGGCCGAGTACCGTCGCTTTACCGGCCTCGAGAGACGTCCCGCGACCTGGCGAGAAGCCCCGTCCGACGACACCGCGCTCGATCAGCATCCGGCATTGCAGTCAGCTCGTGCCGCGATGAGCACCGCCCAGGCAGGGCGCGCCGTGGTCCGCGAACGCGGCCGCCTGCAGCCGACGGTGGGTTTCAATCTCCGCCGCGAGGAAGACGGCCGCGATGCGATCGACAGCGTCGGCGTTTCCCTGTCGCTGCCCATCCCGCTCTCCCGCCTGCGCGCCCCTGAAGAGGCGCGGGCCGGCATCGACCTGGCGGATGCGCAGGCGAGTTTCCGCCAGGCGCGCCGTGACACCGCGCTCGCCGTCGAGCAGGCCCGCCAGGCGCTGACGACGGCTCGCGGCCAGCTCGAGCGCGCCCGCGATCAGGAGTCGCTCGCTACCGAGAATCTGCGTATCCAGAAGAAGGCCTACTCGCTGGGCGAGATCGGTCTGGTCGACCTGCTACGGGTGCAGAGCCGCCACCTGGTCGCTCATCGCCAGGCGGTCATGAGCGAGATCGATCTCAAGCGCGCCATCGCCGATTACAACCAGGCCAAGGGGGTCATGCCGTGA